A genome region from Natronosalvus rutilus includes the following:
- a CDS encoding DUF7123 family protein: protein MTDYSDEEQRIISYLRESAARGEQYFRAKNIAKAIGLSSKQVGVRLPHLAEKTEDIDIEKWGRARSTTWKVTMS, encoded by the coding sequence ATGACGGACTACTCCGACGAAGAGCAGCGGATAATCTCGTACCTCCGTGAGAGCGCCGCCCGTGGCGAGCAGTACTTCCGTGCGAAAAATATCGCCAAAGCGATCGGCCTCTCTTCGAAACAGGTCGGCGTCCGCCTCCCCCACCTCGCCGAGAAGACCGAGGACATCGACATCGAGAAGTGGGGCCGCGCGCGCTCGACGACCTGGAAGGTCACGATGAGCTAA
- a CDS encoding LEA type 2 family protein — MVRQTIRSLFFGSAFRIAGTLVLAVAVTIGGAFGAGVLGVPTLESMDNEFGDVDDERTEILTDLTIHNPNPIGLGSADVDASYDVSMNGVEMANGSGKNITVEPGTSTESLQTEMRNERIPGWWVTHIENDEQTQVEIDATISSGLLNRSTEVTNEQTVETDLLSAFNSEETRPINADRALVEDPILYVNATRGEWAGVDQQHTELRLEFDVYNPKSYAIPASQLGYEITMNGVTVGLGESDREYVLPPGEETTIVTTTRIENENLDDWWVTHIENDQVSDLRIEFDATFELASGTTITIRLESMTYEETMETDIWGNDEASETGSNSSSADNSNSTSNSSDGETNATDETESDVEGAETNDETDDGAEEDIDGGTGEDADSTGDGGSDGTDDGDTNSTDDEEDDDSLLGS, encoded by the coding sequence ATGGTACGCCAGACGATCCGATCACTCTTCTTCGGGAGCGCCTTTCGAATCGCGGGAACCCTCGTGCTCGCCGTCGCCGTCACCATCGGCGGCGCGTTCGGTGCGGGGGTGCTCGGCGTCCCCACGCTCGAGTCGATGGACAACGAGTTCGGCGACGTCGACGACGAACGAACCGAGATCCTGACCGACCTGACGATTCACAATCCGAACCCGATCGGTCTGGGTTCCGCCGATGTCGACGCGAGCTACGACGTCTCGATGAACGGCGTCGAGATGGCCAACGGGAGCGGCAAGAACATCACCGTCGAGCCGGGCACGTCGACTGAATCACTCCAGACTGAGATGCGAAACGAGCGCATTCCCGGCTGGTGGGTGACACACATCGAAAACGACGAGCAGACCCAGGTCGAGATCGATGCGACCATCTCGAGCGGCCTCCTCAATCGATCGACCGAGGTAACGAACGAGCAGACCGTCGAGACGGACCTTCTCTCGGCCTTTAACTCCGAGGAGACTCGACCGATCAACGCCGACCGGGCGCTCGTCGAGGATCCAATCCTCTACGTCAACGCCACGCGAGGCGAGTGGGCCGGCGTCGACCAGCAACACACGGAACTCAGGCTCGAGTTCGACGTCTACAACCCCAAGAGTTACGCGATCCCGGCGAGCCAGCTCGGCTACGAGATTACGATGAACGGCGTGACCGTCGGCCTCGGCGAGAGCGACCGTGAGTACGTCCTCCCACCCGGCGAGGAGACGACGATCGTGACGACGACGCGCATCGAGAACGAGAACCTCGACGACTGGTGGGTCACCCACATCGAGAACGACCAGGTCTCGGATCTCCGGATTGAATTCGATGCGACCTTCGAACTGGCCTCCGGCACGACGATCACGATTCGCCTCGAGTCGATGACCTACGAGGAAACGATGGAGACTGACATCTGGGGGAACGACGAGGCTAGTGAGACGGGCTCAAACTCGAGTTCGGCCGACAACTCGAATTCGACCTCGAACTCGAGCGACGGAGAGACGAACGCGACCGACGAGACGGAGTCGGACGTCGAGGGTGCCGAGACCAACGACGAGACGGATGACGGTGCCGAAGAAGATATCGACGGCGGAACTGGCGAGGATGCGGATAGCACTGGTGACGGCGGAAGCGACGGGACCGACGATGGCGACACGAACAGTACGGACGACGAGGAAGACGACGACTCCCTGCTCGGCTCCTGA
- a CDS encoding carbon-nitrogen family hydrolase, with product MTENTDAAAEATTDEHGAAGREDVNENEGISLALAQLAVEAGDLEGNRDRAVDAIERAAARGADLVALPELFTVGYFEFDLYARSAEPLEGETLGRLRDAAIENDVAVLTGSFVEDLAATDSVETPADEGYANTTALLSASGNLELVYRKHHLFGYESAETELLVPGEAIETATVCGLTVGVSTCYDLRFPELYRRLVDQGVELILVPSAWPYPRLEHWQTLSRARAIENQCYVATINGSGSFEEASLLGRSTVYDPWGTVLASSGDDPALVMADVDAGTVSEVRSRFPALRDRRL from the coding sequence ATGACCGAAAATACCGACGCGGCGGCGGAGGCGACGACAGACGAGCACGGAGCGGCCGGGCGCGAAGACGTGAACGAGAACGAGGGCATCTCCCTAGCACTCGCCCAACTGGCGGTCGAGGCCGGCGACCTCGAGGGTAACCGCGACCGGGCGGTCGACGCGATCGAACGAGCGGCCGCTCGCGGTGCCGACCTCGTCGCCCTGCCCGAACTCTTCACGGTAGGGTACTTCGAGTTCGATCTGTACGCGCGCAGCGCGGAACCGCTCGAGGGAGAGACCCTGGGCCGACTTCGCGACGCCGCCATCGAGAACGACGTCGCCGTCCTCACGGGCAGCTTCGTCGAGGACCTCGCGGCGACCGACTCGGTGGAGACGCCCGCCGACGAGGGATACGCGAACACTACCGCGCTGCTCTCCGCGTCGGGCAACCTCGAGCTGGTCTACCGGAAACACCACCTGTTCGGGTACGAATCCGCCGAAACCGAACTCCTCGTCCCCGGGGAGGCCATCGAGACGGCGACGGTCTGCGGGCTCACCGTCGGCGTCAGTACGTGTTACGACCTGCGGTTTCCGGAACTGTACCGACGGCTGGTCGACCAGGGCGTCGAGTTGATCCTGGTCCCGAGCGCGTGGCCGTACCCGCGCCTCGAGCACTGGCAGACGCTGTCTCGAGCGCGAGCGATCGAGAACCAGTGTTACGTGGCGACGATCAACGGGTCGGGGTCGTTCGAGGAGGCCTCCCTGCTCGGACGGTCGACCGTCTACGACCCCTGGGGGACGGTACTGGCCTCGAGCGGGGACGACCCCGCCCTGGTGATGGCCGATGTCGACGCGGGGACGGTTTCGGAGGTCCGGTCGCGGTTTCCGGCCCTGCGGGATCGGCGACTGTAG
- a CDS encoding DUF7528 family protein — protein MTDRREYVHTAGTRREDGSYVVSRRSADSTGNQQVFDSFEALESLYADLPNQFDADVVGRQGTRITGSRRHMLVRHFVEHPAFDCRLVSRRPLEVVKR, from the coding sequence CTGACCGATCGCCGCGAGTACGTCCACACCGCCGGCACCCGGCGCGAGGACGGCTCGTACGTGGTCTCCCGGCGTAGTGCCGACTCGACGGGGAACCAGCAGGTGTTCGACTCGTTCGAGGCGCTCGAGTCCCTGTACGCCGACCTTCCGAACCAGTTCGACGCCGACGTGGTCGGACGCCAGGGGACGAGAATTACGGGCTCGAGGCGTCACATGCTGGTACGCCACTTCGTCGAGCATCCGGCGTTCGACTGCCGACTCGTGAGTCGGCGGCCGCTCGAGGTGGTAAAACGGTGA
- a CDS encoding DUF7525 family protein has translation MADHTQTTDKGVGVGLVFGAVAIISALVMLTTAPEISAAWGFAAAVTFSALAIVGMHFYWH, from the coding sequence ATGGCAGACCACACGCAGACGACCGACAAAGGGGTCGGAGTGGGGCTGGTGTTCGGCGCCGTTGCGATCATCAGCGCACTCGTGATGCTCACGACGGCTCCGGAGATTTCGGCGGCCTGGGGCTTCGCCGCCGCGGTCACGTTCAGCGCGCTGGCGATCGTCGGCATGCACTTCTACTGGCACTGA
- a CDS encoding CoxG family protein produces MTVRIDRSFELQAPPERVWAFIADPEKRARAISVVKDFTTDDPDGRRATWHVEIPLPLVTRTVSVDTEDVIRRPPEYVKFIGRSKLLDVTGEHEITETDGGSRVDNTFVVDGHLPGVERFFKRNLDGELENLQRELECEVE; encoded by the coding sequence ATGACTGTCCGGATCGATCGGTCGTTCGAGTTACAGGCACCACCCGAGCGCGTCTGGGCGTTCATCGCCGATCCGGAGAAGCGCGCTCGAGCGATTAGCGTCGTCAAAGACTTCACGACGGACGACCCCGACGGCCGACGGGCGACCTGGCACGTCGAGATCCCGCTTCCGCTGGTGACGCGAACGGTCAGCGTCGACACCGAAGACGTCATCAGGCGCCCGCCGGAGTACGTCAAGTTCATCGGCCGGTCGAAGCTGCTCGACGTCACGGGCGAACACGAGATCACCGAGACAGACGGAGGAAGCCGCGTCGACAATACCTTCGTCGTCGACGGACACCTGCCGGGCGTCGAACGCTTCTTCAAGCGTAACCTCGACGGTGAACTCGAGAACCTGCAGCGCGAACTCGAGTGCGAGGTCGAGTGA